Proteins encoded within one genomic window of Leptospira stimsonii:
- a CDS encoding efflux RND transporter periplasmic adaptor subunit, translating into MKFPFPVTISILLLFTLVWNCAKEKEIYYCPMHPTYISDRPGTCPICNMDLVKKSEDEHEKHNQNGSDQSSARVSPSVSDSTKGQNSFDPQKSGNRSTEKNSQEFPLSLEKQQSIGIRTESVLKRDLTKNVSAYSTVAYDPELYTALTEYKEMLRSREFFSDPGSSLGGQNLQIRLRQLGLSSDQIRLWTSGKRDPSELILGGKFGRAHIYSQIYESDLSAVHVGLKIMFKTNVYPDVNFPGVIKSIDTILDKNSRTLRLRSEVFDKEQRLRPQMFGDLEIQIPLKQILSVPTSAILDTGIHKMVYVQKGPDRFAATFVKTGLNVGEWTEIREGLQEGERVVSESTFLIDSEARIRFGSSLHKH; encoded by the coding sequence ATGAAGTTTCCGTTTCCTGTGACGATCTCCATTCTCCTACTTTTCACCTTGGTTTGGAACTGCGCGAAAGAAAAGGAAATTTATTATTGTCCGATGCATCCGACGTATATTTCGGATCGTCCCGGTACATGCCCGATTTGTAATATGGATCTTGTCAAAAAGTCCGAAGACGAGCACGAGAAACACAACCAAAACGGTTCGGATCAATCGAGTGCGCGCGTTTCTCCTTCGGTATCCGATTCAACGAAAGGACAAAATTCTTTCGATCCTCAAAAATCAGGAAATCGATCCACCGAAAAAAACTCACAGGAGTTCCCCCTTTCCTTAGAAAAACAGCAGTCGATCGGTATTCGAACGGAATCCGTCTTAAAAAGGGACCTTACAAAGAATGTCTCCGCATATTCCACAGTGGCCTATGACCCGGAGCTTTACACTGCCCTTACGGAGTATAAAGAAATGCTTCGTTCCCGGGAATTCTTTTCCGATCCGGGATCTTCTCTCGGCGGACAGAACCTCCAGATTCGTCTGCGTCAGTTAGGTCTTTCGTCCGATCAGATTCGACTCTGGACATCCGGAAAACGAGATCCCTCCGAATTGATTTTAGGCGGGAAGTTCGGACGAGCTCATATTTATTCTCAAATCTACGAATCCGATTTATCCGCTGTGCATGTCGGTTTAAAAATTATGTTTAAAACGAATGTATATCCGGACGTGAATTTCCCCGGCGTTATTAAAAGTATCGATACGATTTTAGATAAGAACAGCAGGACCCTCCGCCTAAGGAGCGAAGTTTTCGACAAGGAACAAAGACTTCGACCACAGATGTTCGGGGACTTGGAAATTCAGATTCCTCTAAAACAAATCCTGAGCGTTCCAACGTCCGCCATTTTGGATACGGGAATTCACAAAATGGTCTACGTGCAAAAAGGTCCGGACCGTTTTGCGGCAACATTCGTTAAGACCGGTTTGAACGTCGGCGAATGGACGGAAATTAGAGAAGGATTGCAGGAAGGAGAAAGGGTTGTCTCCGAATCCACGTTCCTAATCGATTCCGAAGCAAGAATCCGTTTCGGATCCAGTTTACACAAACATTGA
- a CDS encoding efflux RND transporter permease subunit — MIQNIIRFSVNHKFLIFLLTIGLLVGSFVSLRNIPLDAIPDLSDTQVIVYSRWDRSPDILEDQVTYPIITSLLGAPRIKAVRGFSDFGFSYVYVIFQDGTDIYWARSRVLEYLTRIQASLPSGVKIELGPDASSVGWVYQYALKDRTGMTSLSDLRAYQDFKLKYLLNAIPGVSEVASIGGFKKQYQITLQPNALRSYNIEFETLVRKIRESNQETGGRLVELSGAEFMIRGRGYISSIEDIENVSLGTDLNGIPILLKNVATVSFGPDIRRGITDWNGEGDVVAGTIVMRHGENALNVIERLKTKIESIQKNLPNGTEFITTYDRSELIKNALSTLRWKLIEEMLIVSAVILLFLWHFPSAIIPILTIPISVLITFIPMYLLDLNANLMSLSGMAISIGVLVDGAIVEVENAYKKLEEWETSGRIGDYHKVRLEALLEVGPSVFFSLLVIAVAFFPVFALVDQEGRLFKPLAYSKNIAMAVAALLAITLDPAFRMLFTRMDPFVFKNAFISKMATSLFVGKYYPEEKHPVSRILFRFYEPACRWVLHNPKVTILSSIILVLLTIPVYLRLGSEFMPPLDEESLLYMPTTLPGIGVAEAEKLLSSMDKKLKTMPEIKSVFGKSGRSETATDSAPFSMMETVILLHPKEEWRKANRFYSSWPRILQWAFIPFFSERINKEELVAILNQEMQFPGTTNAWTMPIKARIDMLSTGMRTPIGIKVLGTSLEEIEKIGVSIESILKTIPDTRSVFAERTAGGYYLDVELKRTSLARYNISVDTAQQIVVSAIGGESITQTIEGRERFSVNLRYPRELRDSVERMKTILVPTTTFGHIPLSEIADIRVKTGPSMIRDENGFLVGYIYVDPATTDIGGYVDLAKKIVSEKILLPSGYSIEWSGQYENMIRVREKMNYVIPFTIFIIFLLLYANTKSYAKTLIILLAVPFSLIGAIGLLFILGYHVSVAVWVGMIALMGLDAETGVFMLLYLDLSYEDAVKKGKLRNKEEWIDAVLHGAVHRVRPKIMTVLAAMLGLMPILWSQSTGSDVMKRIAAPMVGGLATSFLLELLVYPPVYLLWKQGTLSSLFQFRNPMERSAHQKESYIPESKTFFQKEEISELNAEILVSENRTQTKKRSKKEKP, encoded by the coding sequence ATGATACAGAACATCATTCGTTTTTCAGTAAATCATAAATTTCTAATTTTTTTACTTACGATCGGCCTTCTTGTTGGGTCATTCGTTTCCCTAAGGAACATTCCGTTAGACGCGATCCCGGATCTTTCCGATACGCAGGTAATCGTATATTCCCGTTGGGATCGAAGCCCAGATATCTTAGAAGATCAAGTCACTTATCCGATCATCACATCTCTTCTCGGAGCCCCTAGGATCAAGGCAGTTCGCGGTTTTTCAGATTTTGGTTTCTCCTATGTCTATGTGATCTTTCAAGATGGAACGGATATTTATTGGGCAAGATCCCGCGTGCTCGAATATTTAACGCGAATCCAAGCGAGTCTTCCTTCCGGAGTAAAGATAGAATTGGGACCGGACGCGAGTTCGGTGGGTTGGGTATATCAGTATGCGCTGAAAGATCGTACCGGAATGACCTCGCTTTCGGATCTTCGAGCCTATCAGGATTTCAAACTGAAATATTTGCTCAACGCGATACCAGGCGTTTCCGAAGTTGCGTCGATCGGCGGCTTTAAAAAACAATATCAGATCACTCTTCAGCCGAATGCTTTACGTTCCTATAATATTGAATTTGAAACCTTGGTCCGTAAAATACGGGAAAGTAATCAGGAAACCGGCGGCAGGCTGGTCGAACTCTCCGGAGCGGAATTCATGATTCGAGGAAGAGGATATATTTCATCGATCGAGGACATCGAGAACGTCTCTCTTGGAACGGATCTCAATGGTATTCCGATTCTCCTAAAGAATGTAGCGACCGTTTCCTTTGGGCCCGATATCAGACGTGGAATCACGGATTGGAACGGAGAAGGGGATGTTGTCGCGGGAACGATCGTTATGCGACACGGAGAGAATGCGTTAAACGTCATCGAAAGACTGAAAACTAAAATTGAATCCATTCAAAAGAATCTTCCGAATGGAACGGAATTCATAACGACCTATGATCGCTCCGAATTGATCAAAAATGCGCTTTCCACGCTACGGTGGAAGCTGATCGAAGAGATGTTGATCGTATCCGCGGTAATTCTTTTGTTTCTCTGGCATTTTCCTTCGGCCATCATTCCGATCCTTACGATTCCAATCAGCGTTTTGATTACGTTTATTCCGATGTATTTATTGGATTTAAACGCAAACCTCATGTCTCTTTCAGGAATGGCGATCTCCATAGGAGTCCTCGTCGACGGAGCGATCGTGGAAGTGGAAAACGCGTATAAAAAATTGGAAGAATGGGAAACTTCGGGAAGAATCGGGGACTATCATAAAGTTCGATTGGAAGCGCTTTTGGAAGTGGGGCCTTCCGTTTTCTTTTCTTTGCTCGTGATCGCTGTCGCTTTCTTTCCCGTATTCGCACTCGTGGATCAAGAGGGAAGGTTATTTAAACCTTTAGCATATTCAAAAAATATTGCGATGGCGGTCGCGGCTTTGCTTGCGATCACTCTGGATCCCGCCTTTCGAATGCTTTTTACAAGAATGGATCCGTTCGTTTTTAAGAACGCATTTATTTCTAAGATGGCAACGAGTCTTTTCGTAGGAAAATACTATCCGGAAGAAAAACACCCGGTGAGTCGAATTCTATTTCGATTTTACGAGCCCGCCTGCCGCTGGGTATTACACAACCCGAAAGTCACAATTCTCTCTTCAATAATCTTGGTCCTTCTTACGATTCCAGTATATCTCCGTCTTGGGTCCGAGTTCATGCCTCCTTTGGACGAAGAATCTCTTTTGTATATGCCTACCACGTTACCCGGAATCGGAGTTGCAGAGGCGGAAAAACTACTGTCGTCGATGGATAAAAAATTAAAAACAATGCCTGAAATCAAAAGTGTTTTCGGAAAATCGGGTCGATCCGAAACAGCAACCGACTCGGCTCCGTTTTCGATGATGGAAACCGTCATACTTCTACATCCGAAAGAAGAATGGAGAAAAGCGAATCGATTCTATTCTTCATGGCCTCGAATTCTACAATGGGCATTTATTCCATTCTTCTCCGAAAGAATCAATAAAGAAGAATTGGTTGCTATTCTCAATCAAGAGATGCAATTTCCAGGAACGACGAACGCCTGGACGATGCCGATCAAAGCAAGAATCGATATGTTGAGCACGGGAATGCGGACTCCGATCGGAATTAAAGTACTCGGAACTTCACTGGAAGAAATCGAAAAAATTGGAGTTTCCATCGAATCGATTCTCAAAACGATTCCGGATACAAGAAGTGTTTTTGCTGAAAGAACGGCTGGAGGTTATTATCTTGATGTCGAATTAAAACGAACTAGTTTAGCAAGATATAATATATCGGTCGACACTGCCCAACAGATCGTCGTTTCCGCAATCGGCGGAGAATCGATTACACAAACCATAGAGGGAAGAGAACGATTTTCGGTGAATCTTCGCTATCCGAGAGAATTGAGAGATTCCGTAGAAAGAATGAAAACGATCTTGGTTCCCACGACCACCTTTGGACATATTCCGCTAAGCGAAATAGCCGATATCCGAGTTAAAACCGGACCATCAATGATCCGAGATGAGAACGGATTTTTAGTAGGATATATTTACGTGGATCCCGCCACCACTGATATCGGCGGTTACGTGGATCTTGCCAAAAAAATAGTCTCCGAAAAAATTCTTCTTCCGAGCGGGTATTCCATAGAATGGAGCGGACAATACGAGAATATGATTCGTGTTCGGGAGAAAATGAATTACGTAATTCCATTTACGATATTCATAATATTCCTATTGTTGTATGCGAATACAAAATCCTATGCAAAAACTTTGATCATTTTGCTTGCCGTGCCTTTTTCCTTGATCGGAGCGATCGGACTATTGTTCATTCTCGGCTATCACGTTTCTGTCGCTGTTTGGGTAGGAATGATCGCACTCATGGGATTGGATGCCGAGACGGGAGTTTTTATGCTTCTCTACTTGGATCTTTCCTACGAGGACGCAGTAAAAAAAGGAAAACTTCGAAACAAAGAAGAATGGATCGACGCAGTCTTGCATGGAGCAGTACATCGAGTGCGTCCGAAAATTATGACCGTTCTTGCGGCGATGCTCGGTTTGATGCCGATCCTTTGGTCTCAAAGCACCGGTTCGGACGTTATGAAGCGGATCGCGGCTCCAATGGTAGGAGGACTTGCAACCAGCTTTCTTTTAGAATTGCTGGTTTATCCGCCCGTCTACTTACTCTGGAAACAAGGAACACTTTCCTCTCTTTTTCAATTCCGAAATCCGATGGAACGAAGCGCGCACCAAAAGGAATCATACATTCCGGAATCGAAAACGTTTTTTCAGAAAGAAGAAATCTCGGAATTGAATGCGGAAATTCTTGTAAGCGAAAATAGAACTCAAACTAAAAAACGATCAAAAAAGGAAAAACCATGA
- a CDS encoding flagellin translates to MIINHNISALRTNNVLKSVNKELDKTMEKLSTGQRINRAGDDALGFAMSEKMRTQIRGLAQAERNVMDGVSFIQVTEGTLEQVNNILQRLRELSIQTSNGIYSNEDRKLVQLEVDQLIEEVDRIGKSAEFNRIKPLSGDHSKQSNKPIQLQVGPNQNEKLDIFIDSMNATGLQLMSNGKKQALSSPASANAMIGILDTAISKVNQQRADLGAYYNRLEITSQGLQSSYVNMVAAESRVRDADMAEQIVDYTRNQILTKSGSAMLAQANMRPDQVVKLLSDRFG, encoded by the coding sequence ATGATCATCAATCACAACATAAGTGCGCTCCGTACAAATAATGTACTGAAGAGCGTGAACAAAGAATTGGATAAAACCATGGAGAAACTCTCCACCGGTCAACGAATCAATCGTGCCGGGGACGACGCTCTTGGTTTTGCCATGTCGGAGAAAATGCGGACTCAGATCCGCGGTCTTGCCCAGGCGGAACGAAACGTGATGGACGGGGTTTCCTTTATTCAAGTAACGGAAGGAACTCTCGAACAAGTTAATAACATTCTGCAGAGACTCCGTGAACTTTCCATCCAAACCTCGAACGGTATCTATTCAAATGAGGATAGAAAACTCGTTCAATTGGAAGTCGATCAATTGATCGAAGAAGTGGATCGAATCGGAAAATCTGCCGAGTTCAACCGAATCAAACCCCTTTCCGGAGACCATTCCAAACAATCGAATAAGCCCATTCAGCTTCAGGTTGGTCCGAATCAAAATGAAAAGTTGGATATCTTTATCGATTCGATGAACGCAACCGGTTTGCAGTTGATGTCAAATGGAAAAAAGCAAGCCCTCTCCTCTCCTGCCAGCGCGAACGCGATGATCGGAATTTTGGATACGGCGATTTCCAAAGTGAATCAACAGCGTGCGGATCTCGGAGCCTACTACAATCGGTTGGAAATCACTTCTCAAGGATTACAATCCAGTTATGTGAATATGGTCGCCGCCGAAAGCCGTGTAAGGGACGCGGATATGGCGGAGCAGATCGTTGATTATACGAGAAACCAAATTCTCACTAAAAGTGGTTCTGCGATGTTGGCTCAGGCGAACATGAGACCGGATCAAGTAGTGAAATTGTTAAGCGACAGATTCGGCTGA